Proteins encoded by one window of Cucurbita pepo subsp. pepo cultivar mu-cu-16 chromosome LG14, ASM280686v2, whole genome shotgun sequence:
- the LOC111810284 gene encoding cold shock domain-containing protein 3-like encodes MKFEAKRNFDFDLGDDDDEDFLSEVAAAEARALASKRRKIPNHTIDPPKRAVAEVTSKVSPNADAEGIYIAALKGDPIILSQLSGRIANSGNKGFISANTTAHAQSEGGGSCFKCGKLGHWARDCDAPGSGGSFSASGNDTSVAEKSCPCGMGVCVVLTANTERNRGRKFYKCAVRQENGGCGFFEWCDNASSTNIMTYGSQNRASSSSFSDLKCPCGAGSCITLTAKTGDNVGQQFYRCPSYQATCGFFQWCKEPSMAAKNQASGSKVYGNTTDTSKGMPATARAGSSCYKCGGEGHWARDCSQSLAPSNPPPAEFGRNQSSSAGSCFKCGKPGHWARDCSNC; translated from the exons ATGAAGTTCGAAGCTAAGAGGAATTTTGATTTCGATCTCGGAGATGACGACGACGAGGATTTTCTTTCGGAGGTGGCCGCGGCGGAAGCTCGTGCCCTAGCTAGTAAACGTAGAAAAATCCCCAATCATACCATCGATCCGCCCAAAAGAGCGGTCGCGGAGGTTACGAGCAAAGTTTCCCCTAATGCAGATGCGGAAGGGATCTACATCGCCGCTTTGAAAGGAGATCCTATTATCCTCTCTCAACTTTCTGGTCGGATAGCCAATTCTGGAAATAAAGGGTTCATCTCTGCGAATACTACTGCTCATGCTCAATCGGAGGGTGGTGGCTCGTGTTTTAAATGCGGGAAATTAGGGCATTGGGCTAGAGACTGCGATGCTCCGGGAAGTGGAGGGTCTTTCAGCGCTTCAGGAAATGATACGTCTGTTGCCGAGAAATCATGCCCCTGCGGAATGGGAGTTTGTGTAGTACTAACTGCGAATACGGAGAGGAATCGAGGTCGAAAATTTTACAAATGTGCCGTTCGACAG GAAAATGGTGGCTGCGGATTCTTTGAGTGGTGTGACAATGCCTCTTCAACTAATATAATGACTTATGGAAGCCAAAATCGTGCATcaagttcttcattttcagaCCTTAAGTGCCCCTGTGGTGCTGGTTCTTGCATAACTCTAACAGCCAAAACAGGGGACAATGTGGGGCAGCAATTCTATCGTTGCCCTTCATACCAG GCAACTTGCGGGTTTTTCCAATGGTGCAAGGAGCCATCCATGGCAGCCAAGAATCAAGCGAGTGGCTCTAAGGTCTACGGCAACACAACCGACACAAGCAAAGGCATGCCTGCGACTGCAAGGGCGGGTTCTTCCTGTTATAAATGTGGGGGCGAAGGGCATTGGGCTAGAGATTGCTCGCAATCACTGGCACCATCAAATCCTCCTCCAGCAGAGTTTGGCAGAAACCAATCTTCTTCAGCTGGAAGCTGTTTCAAATGTGGGAAGCCTGGCCATTGGGCGAGGGACTGTTCTAATTGTTAA
- the LOC111810700 gene encoding protein TIFY 9-like, producing the protein MGREFSLELGLWPSSSVSEPNFQFSAIPSMMAMPFTLNQQQQIMVFYNGTLSLCDFTELQARAILWVASRERSSNNSRWTDRESLSLLQMPKSGNGNGNASFPIKKSLQRFLQRRKARRIRSMSPYHKL; encoded by the exons ATGGGAAGGGAGTTCAGTTTGGAGCTTGGGCTGTGGCCATCTTCTTCTGTTTCAGAGCCAAACTTCCAATTCTCTGCAATTCCCTCCAT GATGGCTATGCCATTTACTTTGAACCAACAGCAGCAGATCATGGTGTTCTATAATGGAACACTTTCCCTTTGTGACTTTACTGAGCTCCAG GCAAGGGCCATACTATGGGTAGCAAGCCGAGAGAGGAGTAGCAACAACTCGAGATGGACCGACCGAGAATCGTTGAGTCTGCTGCAAATGCCAAAGAGTGGGAATGGGAATGGGAATGCAAGTTTCCCCATTAAGAAATCTCTGCAGAGATTCCTACAAAGGAGAAAAGCAAGAAGAATTCGATCAATGTCTCCATATCACAAATTGTAA
- the LOC111810394 gene encoding uncharacterized protein LOC111810394: protein MILSYAMEQPDAKDLRDSAENSSANTLFDASRYEFFGQNVVGEVELGGLEEDEDVPLFGSTDEEYRLFVREESAGLGSLSEMDDLTSTFAKVCLHCQLFCSNSNLSLFVLMIVLSSLGSSATDWAQDGDFCNWLEQHVFDSECAQEEKRWSSQPQPDPKPLYRTSSYPQQQPTLQHYSSEPILVPKSSFTSFPPPGSRSQHGSPRHLHISSLADGSQLPLSAPNITSLSKSNLQLAGMHHGLHYGGNMHQFTTPGLSFSSRPQNQWINNAGLLHGDHSHLFNSMMQQQLSHQNSLLSPQLLSAHQQLQQHRLHHPVQPSLAHFAALQSQLYNAHSPSSHRAMLGLTDVRDQKPKSQRGKHNMRSSQQGSETGSQKSDSGSIQFRSKHMTADEIESILKMQHAATHSNDPYIDDYYHQARVAKKAAGSRSKNAFCPSRIRELPSRSRSGSDQHSQSTADSLGKIPLTSIRRPRPLLEVDLPSSGSCDGSTEQTIPERPLEQEPMLAARITIEDGLCLLLDIDDIDRLLQHNKLQDGGVQLRRRRQMLLEGLAASLQLVDPLGKSSHGVGPSPKEDIVFLRLASLPKGRKLLSKFLKLLFPGSELARIVCMAIFRHLRFLFGGLPSDPGAAETTSNLAKTVSACVNGMDLRALSACLVAVVCSSEQPPLRPLGSSAGDGASIVLKSILERATELLTDPHAVSNCSMPNRALWQASFDEFFSLLTKYCVSKYETIVQSLFSQTPSSTDVIGSEASRAVSREMPVELLRASLPHTNEPQRKLLMDFAQRSMPVAGFSAHGGSSGQMNSESVRG, encoded by the exons ATGATTCTTTCTTATGCCATGGAACAACCTGATGCCAAGGATTTGAGGGACTCTGCGGAGAATTCCTCTG CTAATACACTCTTTGATGCTTCACGATATGAGTTTTTTGGTCAAAATGTCGTGGGAGAAGTGGAGCTGGGAGGtttagaagaagatgaagacgTTCCTTTATTTGGATCTACAGATGAAGAGTATCGTCTATTTGTTCGGGAAGAG agTGCAGGGTTGGGATCTTTATCGGAAATGGATGATTTGACAAGTACTTTTGCGAAGGTATGCCTCCATTGTCAATTATTC TGTTCTAACAGTAATTTATCTCTCTTTGTGCTTATGATTGTATTATCTTCTTTAGGTTCATCTGCAACTGATTGGGCACAAGATGGAGACTTTTGTAATTGGTTAGAGCAGCATGTATTTGATTCAGAATGTGCTCAGGAGGAGAAGAGATGGTCATCCCAGCCTCAACCAGATCCGAAACCTTTGTATAGAACATCCTCTTACCCTCAGCAACAACCTACACTACAGCACTATTCTAGTGAACCAATTCTAGTACCGAAATCTTCTTTCACATCCTTCCCTCCTCCAGGAAGTAGGTCTCAACATGGTTCACCTCGTCACCTACATATTTCATCCCTTGCGGATGGAAGTCAGTTACCCTTATCTGCACCAAACATCACTTCTTTATCCAAGTCTAATCTGCAGTTAGCTGGTATGCATCATGGCTTGCATTATGGAGGCAACATGCACCAGTTCACCACTCCCGGCCTTTCTTTTAGTAGCAGGCCACAAAATCAGTGGATTAACAACGCTGGTCTATTACATGGAGATCATTCACATCTGTTTAATAGTATGATGCAACAGCAACTATCTCATCAAAATAGCCTTCTTTCCCCTCAGTTATTGTCAGCTCATCAACAGCTGCAACAGCACAGGCTACATCATCCAGTTCAACCATCTTTGGCGCATTTTGCAGCTCTTCAGTCTCAGCTGTATAATGCCCATTCACCATCCTCACATAGAGCAATGCTTGGATTGACTGATGTGAGAGATCAGAAACCTAAGTCGCAGAGAGGGAAACATAACATGCGCTCTTCTCAGCAAGGTTCTGAAACCGGTAGTCAAAAGAGTGATAGTGGATCCATCCAGTTTAGATCTAAGCATATGACAGCTGATGAGATTGAGAGTATTCTGAAGATGCAGCATGCTGCCACCCACAGCAATGATCCTTACATAGATGACTACTATCACCAGGCTCGTGTTGCCAAAAAAGCTGCTGGTTCAAGATCGAAAAATGCATTTTGTCCATCTCGAATAAGAGAGCTTCCATCCCGATCTCGTAGTGGTTCAGATCAGCATTCTCAATCCACAGCTGATTCATTGGGAAAAATACCCCTCACTTCTATTCGGAGACCTCGCCCCCTCCTTGAAGTTGATCTTCCATCCTCAGGTTCTTGTGATGGTAGCACTGAACAGACAATACCTGAGAGGCCTCTGGAGCAGGAACCGATGCTTGCTGCTAGAATCACCATTGAAGATGGTCtctgtcttctccttgatataGATGATATTGATCGGCTTTTACAACACAATAAACTGCAAGATGGAGGTGTCCAGCTTAGACGAAGGCGGCAGATGCTGCTGGAAGGTTTGGCAGCATCACTTCAGCTTGTTGACCCACTTGGAAAAAGTAGCCATGGTGTTGGCCCATCTCCAAAAGAGGACATCGTGTTCTTGCGTTTGGCCTCTCTTCCCAAAGGTCGAAAGcttctttctaaatttctcAAGCTGCTCTTCCCTGGTAGCGAGCTAGCACGAATCGTCTGTATGGCCATTTTTCGTCACTTAAGGTTCTTGTTTGGTGGACTTCCATCTGATCCTGGAGCAGCTGAGACAACATCTAATCTTGCGAAGACTGTTTCTGCCTGTGTTAATGGTATGGACCTTCGTGCACTAAGTGCTTGTCTCGTTGCAGTTGTCTGTTCCTCAGAGCAGCCACCACTACGCCCCCTTGGAAGTTCTGCTGGAGATGGAGCCTCTATTGTTCTGAAGTCCATTCTTGAAAGGGCTACTGAACTGTTAACCGATCCTCATGCTGTTAGTAACTGTAGCATGCCTAATCGTGCTCTCTGGCAGGCATCCTTTGATGAATTCTTCAGTCTCCTTACCAAGTACTGTGTGAGTAAATATGAGACTATAGTGCAGTCATTATTTTCACAGACACCATCAAGCACCGACGTTATAGGGTCAGAGGCATCCAGAGCCGTCAGCCGCGAAATGCCTGTGGAGCTTCTTCGTGCTAGTCTTCCTCACACCAATGAGCCCCAAAGGAAGCTTTTAATGGATTTTGCCCAGCGTTCCATGCCAGTTGCAGGATTCAGCGCCCATGGTGGAAGCAGTGGGCAAATGAATTCAGAATCAGTTAGGGGTTAG
- the LOC111810698 gene encoding 60S ribosomal protein L27-2-like: MVKFLKQNKAVIILQGRYAGRKAVIIRAFDDGTRDRAYGHCLVAGIKKYPAKVIRKDSSKKTAKKSRVKAFIKLVNYRHLMPTRYTLDVDLKDVVTIDSLQSKDKKVTAAKETKKRFEERFKTGKNRWFFTKLRF, encoded by the coding sequence ATGGTGAAGTTCCTCAAGCAGAACAAAGCCGTGATCATCCTTCAAGGCCGTTATGCCGGCCGGAAGGCGGTCATTATTCGTGCGTTCGATGACGGAACGCGTGATAGGGCTTATGGCCACTGCTTGGTTGCCGGGATAAAAAAGTATCCGGCGAAAGTCATCCGAAAGGACTCCTCCAAGAAGACTGCTAAGAAATCCCGTGTCAAGGCCTTTATCAAGCTCGTCAATTACAGGCACCTGATGCCTACCAGGTATACTCTCGATGTCGATCTTAAAGACGTTGTCACTATCGATTCATTGCAATCCAAGGACAAGAAGGTCACTGCTGCTAAGGAGACCAAGAAGAGGTTTGAGGAAAGGTTCAAAACCGGGAAGAACAGGTGGTTTTTCACCAAACTCAGGTTCTGA